From the genome of Gloeocapsa sp. DLM2.Bin57, one region includes:
- a CDS encoding BrnT family toxin produces MELDLQFEWDDQKAAFNQKRHKVSFELATLIFLDNNRITAIDKRNDYGETRYVTVGLIENRVHVVVYTKRQEVIRLISSRKANSREQKRYYGNR; encoded by the coding sequence ATGGAGTTAGACCTGCAATTTGAGTGGGATGATCAAAAGGCGGCTTTTAATCAAAAAAGACATAAAGTTAGTTTTGAACTAGCTACTCTTATTTTTCTTGATAACAATCGAATTACGGCTATTGATAAGAGAAATGATTATGGTGAAACTAGATATGTTACTGTAGGTTTAATAGAAAATCGCGTTCACGTGGTAGTATATACCAAGCGTCAAGAAGTTATTCGTCTTATTTCCTCACGTAAAGCCAACTCAAGAGAGCAGAAACGTTATTATGGCAATCGTTAA
- a CDS encoding G-D-S-L family lipolytic protein has translation MTNIYHLSKAVKTKSKPSNPLKIVVLGDSIVYGFGDPIGGGWVERLRRLWMSPEQPGPVLYNLGVRGDRLIQVTQRLESEFRSRGELKNRVPDLMILSVGVNDSARLMRPDGRCFTDFTDFQEQVDQLLEQAKRLCPVLFMGMIPIDPAKMPFLDCFYFNHRDQYYYKEITKQACQRLEIPYLDTFDLWMSRGEQWLKSRLASDGLHPNSLGYQDLLLDILNWEEMEFLDIPSLDNLNYLG, from the coding sequence ATGACCAATATTTATCATCTTTCCAAAGCTGTTAAAACTAAATCTAAACCAAGTAATCCTCTTAAGATTGTTGTCCTAGGTGATAGTATTGTCTATGGGTTTGGCGATCCGATTGGGGGAGGTTGGGTAGAAAGATTGAGACGTCTGTGGATGTCTCCAGAACAACCAGGACCAGTATTATATAATTTAGGGGTAAGAGGCGATCGCCTGATTCAAGTCACCCAAAGACTAGAAAGTGAATTTAGAAGTCGAGGAGAATTAAAAAACCGTGTACCTGATTTAATGATTCTCTCAGTAGGTGTTAATGATTCAGCGCGTTTGATGCGTCCTGATGGACGTTGTTTTACAGATTTTACGGATTTTCAAGAACAAGTAGATCAACTCTTAGAACAGGCTAAAAGACTATGTCCCGTGTTATTTATGGGGATGATTCCGATAGATCCTGCTAAAATGCCTTTTTTAGACTGTTTTTATTTTAATCATCGCGATCAATATTATTATAAAGAAATCACTAAACAAGCTTGTCAAAGACTAGAAATACCCTATCTCGATACTTTTGACCTGTGGATGAGTAGGGGGGAGCAATGGCTAAAATCTCGTTTAGCCTCTGATGGTCTTCACCCTAATAGTTTAGGTTATCAGGATTTACTCCTAGATATTTTAAATTGGGAAGAAATGGAATTTTTAGATATTCCTAGTCTCGACAACCTAAACTATCTCGGGTAG